CGCCAGGCTCAAGGGCTGCCGCGTGGTGGGCAGCGCCGGCTCGGACGAGAAGGTGAAGCACCTGCGCGAGAAGCTCGGGTTCGACGAGGCTTTCAACTACAAGTCCGGGCCCACCGCCGAGGCCCTGGAGCGCACCTGCCCCGAGGGCATCGACATCTACTTCGACAACGTGGGCGGCGAGCAGCTCGAGGCGGCCATCGGGAAGATGAACAACTTCGGGCGCATCGCCCTGTGCGGCGCCATCTCCCAGTACAACGCCACCACTCCCCCTCCCGGCCCGCGCAACCTCTTTCTCGCCGTGAGCAGGCGCCTGACGCTGCGCGGCTTCATCGTCTCCGACCACCGCGACCAGTTCCCCACCTTCCTGCGCGACATGTCCGGCTGGCTGCGCGAGGGCAAGGTGTCCCTGGAGGAGACCGTGGTGGACGGCATCGAGCAGGCTCCCGAGGCCTTCATCGGCCTGCTGCGCGGGCAGAACACGGGCAAGATGGTCGTGCGGCTCGCCTCCTCGCCCACCTGAACCCCCTGCCTCATCCCCTCCTGGCGCCCAAAAGGCGCTATAGAGTGCGGCCTTCCGTCGCCGCGATGATCCAGCTTCATGCCGTCCACCACCACTTCGGCGAGCGCCCCGTCCTCCGGGGCCTCGACCTCACCCTGTCCGAGCGCCGCATCGGCGTGGTGGGCGGCAACGGCTCCGGCAAGAGCACCTTCGCGCGGCTGCTCAATGGCCTGCTGGTGCCCGAGCGCGGCCGCGTGCTCGTGGACGGGCTCGACACCCGCACGCACGCGCGCGCCGTGCGCCGCCAGGTGGGCTTCGTCTTCCAGAATCCGGACCATCAGATCGTCCTGCCCACCGTCGAGGAGGATCTCGCCTTCGGGCTGAAGAACCTGAAGCTGTCCCCCACCGACATCGCCGAGCGCGTCACCACCGCCCTGCGCCGCTACGACCTGGAGGCGCTGCGCCACCATCCGGCCCACCTGCTCAGTGGCGGCCAGAAGCAGTTGCTCGCCCTGTCCGGCGTGCTCGTCATGGCGCCGCGCTACATCGTCTTCGACGAGCCCACCACGCTGCTGGACCTGCGCAACCGGCGCCGCTTCGCCCAGGCCATCCACGAGCTGCCCCAGACGACCATCGTCGTCTCCCATGATCTGGAGCTGCTGCGCGACTTCGAGCGTGTGCTCGTCTTCGACGAGGGCCGGGTCGTCCACGACGACGTGCCCGCCACCGCCCTCGACGCCTACGTGCGGAGCATGGCGTGAGCCTCGGCCTCTACGTCCACCGCGCCTCCCCCGTGCATGCCACCCCCGCGGGCGCCAAGATGCTCGGCCTGCTCGGGGCGGCCATCGCCCTGCTGCTCTTCTCCTCGCCACCCGTGCTCGCCACGGCGCTCGCTACCACCCTCGGCCTCTACGCGCTCGCGCGACTGGGCCCGCGCGAGCTCGCCTTCGTGCTCCCCCTGTCCGCCTGGGTGCTCCTGCCGCTCTTCCTGCTGCAGGGGGTGCTGTCCGGCTGGGACACCGCCACCCGGGCCGTGCTGCGGCTCGCGGTGCTGGTGCTGCTCGCGATGCTCGTCTCCCTCACGACGCGCGCCTCGGATCAGCTCGACACACTCCAGCGTGCCCTGCGGCCCCTGGCCCGCTTCGGAGTGAGTCCCGCGCGCCTGGGCCTGCTGCTCGCTCTCACCCTGCGCTTCATCCCCCTGGTGGCCACCTGGGTGCACGAGGTGCGCGAGGCCCAGCGCGCGCGCGGCCTGGAGCACCACCCCCTCGCCGTGCTCGTCCCCCTGCTCGTCAAGACCCTGCGCACCGCCGACGCGCTCGCCGAGGCCATCGACGCGCGCGGCTTCGACGCCGAGGAGCCTCCGTGAAGACCCGAGATCTCGTCCATGTCGCCCTGTTCGCCGCCCTCGTGGCCGCGCTGGGGCTCCTGCCCCCCCTGGCCCTGCCCGTCATCCCGGTGCCCATCACCGCGCAGACGCTGGGCGTGATGCTCGCCGGCTCCACGCTGGGAGCACGCAAGGCGGGCCTGTCCCTGCTGCTCTTCCACCTGCTCGTGGCCGCGGGGCTGCCCCTGCTCTCCGGAGGCCATGGCGGGCTCGCCGTCTACCCGGGACCCACGGGCGGCTTCTTCGTGGGCTTCATCCCCGCGGCCTTCGTCATCGGCTGGCTCACCGAGCGCGCCTGGCACCGGCTGTCCGTGCCGCTCGCCTTCGCCATCAACGTGCTGGGGGGAATCGGCGTCATCTACGCCGTGGGCATCCCCTGGCTGGCGGCCTCCGCGGGGCTGCCGCTTCCCAAGGCCGCGTGGGGCTCCCTGCTCTTCCTCCCCGGGGACTGCGTGAAGGCGGCCTTCGCCGCCTCCACCGCCGTGACCCTCAAGCGGGCCTGGCCCCTGATCCAGCCGCGTAGGGCCGCCGAGCCACCCGCTCCCCGGCCCTGACTCCGGGCGTCCTCCTCAAGGCATGGCCTTGGGCGCGGTATTGACCGCCTTGAACGTGTTGTAGCTGGTGATCAGGTTGCGGTAGTCGGGGATGTGGTTGGAGAACAGGGTCCCCAGACCCTCGACGTCCCGGCGCCAGTCGCGGTGCAGCTCACAGGCGACGCCGAACCACGTCATGAGCTGCGCGCCCGCCTCGGACATCCGGTTCCACGCGGAGTGGCGCACCACCTCGTTGAACGTCCCGGAGGCATCGGTCACGACGAACACCTCGAAGCCCTCCGCGATGGCCGACAGCGTCGGGAAGGCGACGCAGACCTCCGTCACCACGCCCGCGATGATGAGCTGCTTGCGCCCGGTGGCCTTCACCGCCTTGACGAAGTCCTCGTTGTCCCAGGCGTTGATCTGCCCGGGGCGCGGAATGAAGGGCGCCTTGGGGAACTTCTCCTTCAGCTCCGGCATCAGCGGACCGTTGGGGCCGTCCTCGAAGCTGGTCGTCAGGATGGTGGGAAGCTTGAAGTAGGCCGCGAGGTCGGCCAGGGCGAGCACGTTGTTCTTGAACTGGTCCGGGCTGAAATCACGGACCAGCGACAGCAGACCGGCCTGATGGTCCACCAGCAGAACCGCCGCGTTGTTGATGTCGAGACGGCTGTAGGGCTTGCTCATGGTCTTGTCCTCTGTGTGCGCTTGATGCGCGGTGATGGCGTCAACGAAAGGGTTGGGCGGGGTGTACGAAACCCCGATGGAGAGGGGCTGGCCCGCTGGACTGGCCCCCCGGTCAGCGACCGGTGAAGTGGATATACATCTCGAACACTTCACCCATAAGACGGAACCCCTGCACACACTGTCCCATGCACGGGACAATGCGGTGACACCCTCACCCCATCCCGCCCCTACGCATCCTCGTCTTCGTCGCGACGTTCGGGCTCGGGCTCCAGACGCGCTTGACGCTCACTGGCCCGCCAGGACTCCTCGGCGTCTCCCGCGTGCACCCGCGCGGCGGCCTGGTCGTCCTGCGCACCCGTCCACGTGGTGTGTCCCCCCGCGAAGCCCTCCAGTGGGCGCGACCCCCGGCTGGCCTCCACCTTCAAATCCTTCTCCTCCTGCTCGCGCAACCGCTGGCGCTCCTGCTCCCGCTCGCGCTGGTGCTGCCTCTCGATGGGCTCGTCGGCCATTGTGAAAACCTCCTGCTCCAAGGTGCGGTCCGCCCCCCGCGCATGTCATCCAGTGCTCCGCTCGTCCGGCCGCCTCCCCGACCAGCGAGCCCCTTTCGCGCGGGAGGAAGGCGCGGGGCCGGAGGTGTTGCCCAGGGTTCAGGTGGCGCCGGTGAGGCGGGGACCCGCTCTCACGGACCTTCGCGCCGGACGGCCTGACGAAGACAGGGACGACATGAACCCCCTATCCGTAGTGCGCGGAGAGGGACTCGGGCCGTCTTCGCCTGGATGGGCGGAGCCGGAGCCGTGCTGCTGCTCGCATGTGGAGTCAGCTCCGCGAAGGAATCGAAGGACATGGCAAGCAATGAAACGCGGGCGCAAGCCCCGCCCGACGAAACGAAGACCGGCCAGCTGCGCGCACGCCCCCATCCGCCCACGCTCGAGGCGCCCGAGCGGGGCCTGAGGCCGCTGGAGCTCGGCGCCAGGCGCGATGGGCTCCTCTACGTGCCCAAGGAGTACCGGGAGGATCGGCCCGTGCCCCTGGTGGTGATGCTGCACGGCGCGGGAGGCAACGGGCGCCACGCATTGAGTCCCTGGCAGAAGCTCGCGGACGAGGCGGGGGTCCTGCTGCTCGCGCCGGAGTCCCGGGGCCCGACGTGGGACATCATCGCCGAGGACAACTACGGGCAGGACGTGGCCTTCATCGACCGGGCGCTGGCGTATGTCTTCGAGCGCTACGCGGTGGACCCGAGGCACATCGCCCTCGAGGGCTTCTCCGATGGCGCGTCGTATGCACTGTCCCTGGGCCTCACCAATGGGGACTTGTTCACCCACGTGGTGGCGTTCTCACCGGGCTTCATCGCCCCGGCGGCGCAGCGTGGCGAGCCCCGGATCTTCATCTCCCACGGGGTGAAGGACGAGGTGCTGCGCATCGGGCCGTGCAGCCGGCGCATCGTCCCGCGAGTGCAGGGAGCGGGCTACACGGTGCTCTACCGCGAGTTCGACGGACCCCACACCGTGCCAGAGGACATCGCCAGCGAGGCGCTGGCCTGGTTCACCGCCCGGTGAAGGGTCCGCCACCGCACGACACCGGGCGGCGGGAGGATGCCTCGAAGAAGGCTCCCTCCCCCGCCCGGGCCGGAGCCAGACTCAGGGCGTGTAGGAGCCCTTGAGCGAGGTGCTCGAGTACGAGGTGTACCCGTTCAGCATCACGTAGATGCGGGTGGCTGCGGTCTTCGCCGTGATGTTGCACGTCTCGTTGTTGCCGGACAGGTACGGACGGCAGTCGTACGAGGACGTGGTCGGCGTGGAGCCCGCCTTCACGTACATGTCCGCGTCACCCGTGCCGCCGCTGAGGACGAAGGTCGACGCCCTGCTGGCCGGAACGTCCAGGTAGTAGTACGTCGACGAGCCCGAGGCGCCCGAGAGGCCGGTCTTCGCCACGCCGTTGGTCAGCGCGGTGGCCGCCGGGGGAGGCACCGAGGCACCCACGCCCACCGCCGTCCAGGCCGCCGTCACGGCCGCGACGTCCGCCGTGGAGTAGCCGAGCGCCGTGGCGGCCTGCTCGGTGTACGTCTTCGCCTGGGCGAAGGTGGTGCTGGGCGTCATCAGGTCCACGTTGGCCTTGTAGAAGATGGCGCCGGCCTTCTGCACGCCGATGGCCGGGACCACCGTGGTGGACTTGCCGCGCGGGTGCGTGCCGCCGCGGGAGAGCAGCGTGAAGGCCAGGTTGGCGATACCGGAGCTGTAGTGCACGTCCTTGCTGCCCGCGGTGCTGGTCCAGTAGTCCAGCGAGACGCCGTCCTTGAACGGGTCGTACATGTAGCGGAGCGCGTCACCCGCGGTGGCCGGGGTCCAGATGTCGTCGCCCACCATGAACACCGCGTTGGTGGTGGCCCAGGTGCCCGAGGCGTAGCTCTCGCAGTACGCACCGAAGATGTCGCTCATCGCCTCGTTGAGGCCGCCGGACTCACCCGAGTACGTCAGGTTGGACTCGCTCGAGGTCACCGCGTGGGTGAGCTCGTGCGTGGTCACGTCCGCGGACAGACCGAGCATGCCGGAGTCCACGCCGTTGCCGTCGCCGTACACCATCTGGGTGCCGTTCCAGTAGGCGTTCACGTAGTTGGTGCTGTAGTGCACCGTGCTGATGAGCGTGGCGCCCGCGTTGTTGTACGAGTCGCGGCCGAAGTTGTTCTTGTAGCAATCGTAGGTGCCACCCAGCTTGTCGTAGTTCTGATCGACGTGGGTGTCGCCGATGGCCGCCTGGCCCTCGGAGCGCTTGAGCGTACCCGGGGTGCTGCTGCCGTTGTTGGCCGAGTACAGCTTGCGGTTGAGCGCGGTGTGGATCTTCGAATCGCGCCGCAGGATGGTGCCCTGGTACGCGTCCACGTAGGTCAGCTCGTCGATGGGCAGCTCACGGCCCTCGCCCTTGAGCGCCACTTCGTAGGCCAGACGCAGCTTGCCCTCGGAGCGCACGTACACCAGCTCGGCGCGCCCGGCGGACAGGTGGCTGCCCTCGGTGTTGTTCACGGCGGCGAACCCGGCGGCCTCCGCGGAGATGCCCGGCTTGGAGGAGACGATTTCCCCGCCGCGCGCCGTCCCGTTGGCGCTGGTGATGGTGCCGTCCGGCGCCACGTGGAGGAGCAGCTCCTCGTTCACCACCCGCAGGCCATTCATCATCTGGCCGTAGCGGATGTGGGTGACGCCCTGCTCGTCCACACGCGAGCGCTTCGCCACGAGATCCGAGGCATTCAAACGGAACACGGCGGCAATGCCAGGCAGCGCGCCGCTCACACGGCTGTGCGCGTCACGTACCGCGAGTCCCTGCACGGCGCTACTGGCGGTGCCCAGCTTGCCGCTGATCATGAAGGGAAAGTCATTCTCCGCGCCGACGACCCTGGCGGAGGGCAGTGCCGCGAGCGAGGCCTGCACATCGCCGAGGGACTCAGCGGCCTCGTCGAACTTCTGGGCGCCGTCGGGCAGCTGCGAGTTGTCGACCTCGCAGGCGGCGAGGGGAAGGGCGAGCAGCGCGGCGGCAAGGAATCGGGTGCGAACCAAGGGGCGGTCCTCCTGTCCAACGGCGGGGTGCTGTTGGACGCAGGACACATAAGCAGTTATCGGGCCAACCCATAACTCATTGGAATCCCTGCCATGAGGGTTATTCCCCATGGCGGAGTGGAGCATGGATGTCTCACCAGCCCTGATCCAAGATGTATGGGAATTTTGCATCCGTGGCGAAAAACAGCCTGATTCCAAATATTTCCGCCAGTTCACCACGACTGTCCTCGATTCAGACAGTCCCTCGGAAAATGAAGTCTGGTTTGACCCAGACGCCCGGTGATTCGATTATACATGCATTGATTGTCAATGCAACCATTACGCGCGCAGTCCGTGTGCGCTCGACTGACTCGCTTCATCACAACCCGCGCTCCGCGGACAACGGCCGTGCCCAGACAGGCGAGTGCATACGGGGCCGGAGACTCCGCGGGAGTCCCCGGCCCGCGGCTGGCACTCAGCAGCCCACGAAGCCCTGGCAGTAGGGAACGATGCCCAGCTCGTTCTGGATGGAGCCCAGCGGGGCGAACGCGAAGTTCCACGGCTCGGCGCCCGAGCCCCACATCAGACCCGTCAACTGGGCGGTGTTTCCGGACAGGAAGTACACCGGCGAGCCACTGTCACCCGGCGCTCCGTTCTGCTGGGGGCTGGTGGCGATGTAGTTGCAGAAGTAGGTGTGTGGCGTACCGCCCGAGTTGACGGTGGCGCACGCCCACTGGATGGTGCCGCTCGTGGTGCCACTGGAGCGGCCCGTCTTGTAGACGACCTGTCCCTGCGAGGGATAGAGCACCTTGCCGGGCACCTCCAGCCAGCTGGAGATGGACAGGTTGAAGGCGCCGGGCGTCATCGCCACGAGCGGGTTGACGGTGGTACTGGCGCTGAAGAAGGCGCTGTCACTGTCGCGGCAGATGCGCCCCGCGGGGCAGTTGCCCCCCCCGCCGTAGACGGGATCGGTGGTCTCCACGCCCGCCAGGTCCGGATAGACGGCCTGATAGGCGGGTGTGGACTCGACGCCGCCCTGCGTCTGGGTGCAGTGCGAGTTGGTGACGAAGCCGAGCGTGCCGCCCTGGAGCGCGGGGAAGCCGAGCGTGCAGTACTTGCCGGGCGTCTCGATCTGGATTCCTCCGTTGATGGGCCGCCAGCCACCCTGCACGTTCGTTGGGAGGATGGGGCCCACCTCGACGATGTCGATGGCGTCGCGCGCCACTCCCAACCGCTCGATGACCTTCTCGATGCCCGAGCGCACCTCGGCCCGCTCGATGCCAATGGCGACGCGATTCGTCTTCTCATCCACGTCCGTGAGCACGACACCGGCCTGGGACAGTACGCTGGGGGTGATGCGCGCGTGCAGCGCCTTGAGCTGGGCGAAGGTGCGGGTCGCTGGCTCCGTCACCACCCCCCCCGCCGGGATCTTCTCCTGCCCGAACACCGCGGCGATGGCCCGCGAGGCGGCTGGAGCCGCGGAAGCATGAACCAGGCGCACGACGAGCTGACCCTTTTCGTCGTAGTACATGCCTCCGAAGCCGGGGACCGCGGCATCCACCTCGAGCAACGCGTCATCCAGCGTCCGCAGCCGCAGTGGACTGGAGGGCACCTCCGCCCGCGTCGCTACCGCCCGGGAGACTGGCACCACCTCCTCCGCCCGCTCGGGCACGTCACCACAACCCACCCACCACAGCGTGGCACCCGACACCGCCACGCGAAGGATTCCTTGCTTCGACATGTGCTCTCTCCTTGGGGACGAGTGGCGCCCGTGACACCCATCCTCGAATTGTCTTGGTTTCGCCGCGCACTGCTCTTGCCGCGCCCATTGTCGCACAGACAGACTTTTCATGTCTTTGAATACATCCTTCCCGGACGCAGCCCCGCGCCTTGCGAGGCGTGGCGGAGACTACAGCGACCCCCTGACATGCAACGGACGGCGAGGAGCCCTTCCCAGATGCTCTGTCTGTGGGTGCGCCGCCTATCTCTCCCGGCTTGCCTTTGGCGCGGGAAACTACCGGGTGTTCTACAACGATCTGGGCGAGGCCATCGCCTGGCTGATGGCGGTTCAGGACGCGGCCAGTCATTGGATCGCCAGTTGGGAGCTTCACCCCGGAGGTTGATAGCGGAACTCTACCGCCCACGTCACCGGGACAAGCTCATTCGCGGCCAAGAACGTCCGGACAACAGGCAGGCACGAGCGCGCTGTTTCACATTCTGTTGATCCAATGACAGAGTTCAAAACCCACAATGCTCGCATATCCCGTTCACACCTCGACCCCCGCGTCTGTTCTCACCTCGCCGTCGGTGGAGCAATTGCTCGCCCACTACTCGAGCAGCCCCGAGACGAATCAAAGGTTGCGCGAGTTGCATGCGCTGCTGACGTCTGCCCGTCCCCAGGCACCGCTCGCGACGCGCATGGCCTGGATGGAGGAGCTGGCTGGCTGGCTCCAGGCTCCAGGCGCCACGCCGCCACGGCGCGGCCGGCTGGCCCCCGTGGAGTCCGCCGGTTCGGCACGTCTGCGGTTGTTGTTGGAGGTGCTCGGTGAGTCCTCCGCGTGGAGCAAAGCCGTACGCGGTGTCTTCGCCTCGGTCCTCTCGGAGACGTCGATGCTGCGGCTGCTCACCGAGCCGGGCCTGTCCGCGGGCCGGGGCCTCATGGAGGACGCCCTGACGCGGCTCGGACAACGGCTGCTGCCCCTCGCACCGGACGAGCGGGACCTGGCACCCCTGGTGTGGAACCTGCTCCCGGGTGAGAAGGGGCAAGCCTGGCTGGACGAGCTGTCCGAGGAGCACGTGGAGGCCCTCTGCTCCCTGTTGGGGGCGGAGTCCTTCGCTCCGTTGAAGGCGGCGGTGGAGGACGCGGTGGTCATCCTCGCCGCGCGCGTGAGTGCCCGCGGGCTGGCGAGCGACGTGCTGTCGCGGCTCGCTCCCGCGTCCCTCGAGCTGTCTCCCTTCGTCCACCTGCCGCGCGCGTGCGAGGCGCTGCGCATGGCGGTACGAGCGGGCGCGGAATCCTCCACGGTGGAAAGCAGACGGAGGGCCTGCGCCGAGGCCATCGCCGGCTGCCGGGCCGCCACGCGGCAGGTGCTGTGCCACATGGATGAACACGCGGTGTGTTTCGATCTCGTCTACCGGCTCGAGCAACTGGGCCACACGATCGATCGGCTGGAGTCGTTGCTCTGGCTGCTCGCCCCCGAGGCTCCCCGCTCCCTGCCCCGCGCCGCCACCCGGCTGCTCTCTTCCCTGCTCCAGGCTCACACACGGGAGCGCGGCGTGGTGGAGCTCTTCCGCAGCGGTGTGCGCAGCATCGCGCGGCGCATCTTCGAGCACACGGGCAAGGTGGGCCGTCACTACATCACCACCACCCAGGACGAGTACCACCGGATGGTGAGCGCGGCGGCGGGCGGAGGATTGCTCACCGCGGGCACCGCCGCGCTCAAGCTGGCCATCACCTTCGCGGCGCTGCCGCTCTTCTTCGAGGGGCTGGCCGCCGCCACCAACTACGCGGTCTGCTTCCTTCTCATCCAGTTGCTCGGCTTCGCCCTGGCCACCAAGCAGCCTTCCATGACCGCCGCCGCCCTGGCGGCCTCCATGGACGTGAAGGCGGGCGACAAGGAGATGCACAGCCTGGTGAGGCAGCTCGCCTGCATCACCCGCTCCCAGCTGGCCGCGGTCTTCGGCAACCTCGGCGCGGTGGTGACCACCGTCACCCTCCTGGGGGGGGTGCTCCAGGCGATCCGGGGCCGGCCCCTGCTGGAGGTGCACGAGGCGGAGTACGTGGTGCGCTCGCTCCACCCGTTCAAGAGCGCCACGCTCCTCTACGCCGCCTTCACGGGCGTGCTGTTGTGGTGCTCGAGCGTCTTCGGCGGCTGGCTGGAGAACTGGGTGCACTACCGGCGCCTGCCCGAGGCACTCGCGCGCCACCACGGGCTGCGCGCCTGGCTGGGCGAGGCCCGGGCCCAGCGGCTGGGCAGGGCCATCGCGCACCACGCGTGCGGCCTGGGCGCCAATGTCAGCCTCGGCCTGCTGCTGGGCATGACCCCCGCGGTGTGCCGCTTCTTCGGCCTGCCGCTGGACGTGCGGCACGTCACGCTCAGTGCCGGCACGCTCGCCTTCGCCGGCGTGACGCTGGGTGCCGAGCGGCTCTTGGAGCCGGCCTTCCTCTGGGCGGTGACGGGCATCCTCCTGGTCGGAGTGTTCAACCTGACCGTGAGCTTCTCCCTGGGCCTCTCCGCGGCGGTGCATGCACGAGGACTCGCCCCGGTGGGCTTCCTGCGCCTGGCGTGCGCGGTCCTCACGGGGGGCATCCGCTCGCTCTCCGACTTCATCCTCCCGCCCCGGCCCCCGCTCTTGCCGGCGCAACCGCCCTCCTCGCGCTACAGCGTGCGCTCCGCGGAGCGCACGCGCACCCTCTCCGGCAAGCACGGCGCGGGGCATGAGGGGCACGAGCTGCCGGCGCTGCTCGCCCGGGAGCCGGCCCCGCCGGACGGCTCGGGTTCCACCGCGACAGGCCATTGAGCCGCGAGCGCGCCACTCCGGCCAGTTCCTCCCGGAGCGCGCGCGGCCCATGA
This Cystobacter fuscus DSM 2262 DNA region includes the following protein-coding sequences:
- a CDS encoding NADP-dependent oxidoreductase, which translates into the protein MTKAYKGREIRLKSRPQGEPTRANFELTEVSLPEPAEGQLLVRNHFMSVDPYMRGRMNDAKSYVPPFQLGQALDGGAVGEVLRSRSPDFKEGDFVVGNGGWREYNVGDAKGYAKVDPKLAPLQAYLGVLGMPGHTAYVGLLDIGKPVKGETVFVSAAAGAVGGLVGQIARLKGCRVVGSAGSDEKVKHLREKLGFDEAFNYKSGPTAEALERTCPEGIDIYFDNVGGEQLEAAIGKMNNFGRIALCGAISQYNATTPPPGPRNLFLAVSRRLTLRGFIVSDHRDQFPTFLRDMSGWLREGKVSLEETVVDGIEQAPEAFIGLLRGQNTGKMVVRLASSPT
- a CDS encoding energy-coupling factor ABC transporter ATP-binding protein, giving the protein MRPSVAAMIQLHAVHHHFGERPVLRGLDLTLSERRIGVVGGNGSGKSTFARLLNGLLVPERGRVLVDGLDTRTHARAVRRQVGFVFQNPDHQIVLPTVEEDLAFGLKNLKLSPTDIAERVTTALRRYDLEALRHHPAHLLSGGQKQLLALSGVLVMAPRYIVFDEPTTLLDLRNRRRFAQAIHELPQTTIVVSHDLELLRDFERVLVFDEGRVVHDDVPATALDAYVRSMA
- a CDS encoding energy-coupling factor transporter transmembrane component T family protein, translated to MSLGLYVHRASPVHATPAGAKMLGLLGAAIALLLFSSPPVLATALATTLGLYALARLGPRELAFVLPLSAWVLLPLFLLQGVLSGWDTATRAVLRLAVLVLLAMLVSLTTRASDQLDTLQRALRPLARFGVSPARLGLLLALTLRFIPLVATWVHEVREAQRARGLEHHPLAVLVPLLVKTLRTADALAEAIDARGFDAEEPP
- a CDS encoding biotin transporter BioY, which produces MKTRDLVHVALFAALVAALGLLPPLALPVIPVPITAQTLGVMLAGSTLGARKAGLSLLLFHLLVAAGLPLLSGGHGGLAVYPGPTGGFFVGFIPAAFVIGWLTERAWHRLSVPLAFAINVLGGIGVIYAVGIPWLAASAGLPLPKAAWGSLLFLPGDCVKAAFAASTAVTLKRAWPLIQPRRAAEPPAPRP
- the ycaC gene encoding isochorismate family cysteine hydrolase YcaC, encoding MSKPYSRLDINNAAVLLVDHQAGLLSLVRDFSPDQFKNNVLALADLAAYFKLPTILTTSFEDGPNGPLMPELKEKFPKAPFIPRPGQINAWDNEDFVKAVKATGRKQLIIAGVVTEVCVAFPTLSAIAEGFEVFVVTDASGTFNEVVRHSAWNRMSEAGAQLMTWFGVACELHRDWRRDVEGLGTLFSNHIPDYRNLITSYNTFKAVNTAPKAMP
- a CDS encoding alpha/beta hydrolase yields the protein MASNETRAQAPPDETKTGQLRARPHPPTLEAPERGLRPLELGARRDGLLYVPKEYREDRPVPLVVMLHGAGGNGRHALSPWQKLADEAGVLLLAPESRGPTWDIIAEDNYGQDVAFIDRALAYVFERYAVDPRHIALEGFSDGASYALSLGLTNGDLFTHVVAFSPGFIAPAAQRGEPRIFISHGVKDEVLRIGPCSRRIVPRVQGAGYTVLYREFDGPHTVPEDIASEALAWFTAR
- a CDS encoding M4 family metallopeptidase, with product MVRTRFLAAALLALPLAACEVDNSQLPDGAQKFDEAAESLGDVQASLAALPSARVVGAENDFPFMISGKLGTASSAVQGLAVRDAHSRVSGALPGIAAVFRLNASDLVAKRSRVDEQGVTHIRYGQMMNGLRVVNEELLLHVAPDGTITSANGTARGGEIVSSKPGISAEAAGFAAVNNTEGSHLSAGRAELVYVRSEGKLRLAYEVALKGEGRELPIDELTYVDAYQGTILRRDSKIHTALNRKLYSANNGSSTPGTLKRSEGQAAIGDTHVDQNYDKLGGTYDCYKNNFGRDSYNNAGATLISTVHYSTNYVNAYWNGTQMVYGDGNGVDSGMLGLSADVTTHELTHAVTSSESNLTYSGESGGLNEAMSDIFGAYCESYASGTWATTNAVFMVGDDIWTPATAGDALRYMYDPFKDGVSLDYWTSTAGSKDVHYSSGIANLAFTLLSRGGTHPRGKSTTVVPAIGVQKAGAIFYKANVDLMTPSTTFAQAKTYTEQAATALGYSTADVAAVTAAWTAVGVGASVPPPAATALTNGVAKTGLSGASGSSTYYYLDVPASRASTFVLSGGTGDADMYVKAGSTPTTSSYDCRPYLSGNNETCNITAKTAATRIYVMLNGYTSYSSTSLKGSYTP
- a CDS encoding site-specific recombinase, whose amino-acid sequence is MLAYPVHTSTPASVLTSPSVEQLLAHYSSSPETNQRLRELHALLTSARPQAPLATRMAWMEELAGWLQAPGATPPRRGRLAPVESAGSARLRLLLEVLGESSAWSKAVRGVFASVLSETSMLRLLTEPGLSAGRGLMEDALTRLGQRLLPLAPDERDLAPLVWNLLPGEKGQAWLDELSEEHVEALCSLLGAESFAPLKAAVEDAVVILAARVSARGLASDVLSRLAPASLELSPFVHLPRACEALRMAVRAGAESSTVESRRRACAEAIAGCRAATRQVLCHMDEHAVCFDLVYRLEQLGHTIDRLESLLWLLAPEAPRSLPRAATRLLSSLLQAHTRERGVVELFRSGVRSIARRIFEHTGKVGRHYITTTQDEYHRMVSAAAGGGLLTAGTAALKLAITFAALPLFFEGLAAATNYAVCFLLIQLLGFALATKQPSMTAAALAASMDVKAGDKEMHSLVRQLACITRSQLAAVFGNLGAVVTTVTLLGGVLQAIRGRPLLEVHEAEYVVRSLHPFKSATLLYAAFTGVLLWCSSVFGGWLENWVHYRRLPEALARHHGLRAWLGEARAQRLGRAIAHHACGLGANVSLGLLLGMTPAVCRFFGLPLDVRHVTLSAGTLAFAGVTLGAERLLEPAFLWAVTGILLVGVFNLTVSFSLGLSAAVHARGLAPVGFLRLACAVLTGGIRSLSDFILPPRPPLLPAQPPSSRYSVRSAERTRTLSGKHGAGHEGHELPALLAREPAPPDGSGSTATGH